Below is a genomic region from Astatotilapia calliptera chromosome 13, fAstCal1.2, whole genome shotgun sequence.
TCTAACTAAAAATTGAAGACTGACTTTAATACAAAGACTATAATTATTGCTTTCAACATGGATACATATAAActttttgtatcatatttgatacatgagttTCTGAGACCTGCATCAACATGATCAATATTTGCcatcatttcaaaatgttatggacaaaactctttttttgtctaaaattaacATCGTTGTTATCAAACAGTTGTCAAAAACACTCAATGTATCAAATGCAATACAAAACATACACATAATAAAAATCTATCAAACACAACATGATAAagcaataaacacattttgtggATTTTGTTATAAGGGTTCATAAACATCTCAGTtctaaaaaatctgaattttctgGCTATTTTGTGATGGGTCTTACAGGGTTAATAGAGGCTATTAAACCTGTTAGCTCCACCTGTCCTGAGTGGTTTGCTTCCTTCTACACTGCCTTAGAACTGAGTTTACAAGGATCAGGTCAGCAGTGCTCTCTGTGGCCTCACTCCAGAAGCAGGAGTGCCAGACAAAGTCATGTTCCTGTAAACAACACAGTGCATGCACTTTGTCTCATGCCACGCTTCTCACCTGCTCACTTCTCTGCACAGGTGACCGATATGTGGTGGTGGACTGTGGTGGAGGAACAGTTGACCTGACTGTCCATCAGATCCGTCTTCCAGAAGGACATCTGAAAGAGCTCTACAAGGCTTCGGGTACAGCACGTGTAGCGTAACACTTTGCTAAAGCATCAGACCGTGTTCATGTGACTCACAGCTGTCTGTTTTCTCAGGTGGCCCCTATGGGTCCATTGGGATTGACTATGAATTTGAGAAGCTGCTGTGTAAGATCTTTGGCCAAGATTTCATTGACCAATTTAAGATAAAGAGGCCAGCTGCGTGGGTGGATCTGATGATTGCATTTGAGTCTCGAAAGAGAGCTGCAGCCCCTGACAGAACCAATCCTCTCAATATTAACCTGCCCTTCTCCTTCATTGACTACTACAAGAAGTTCAGGGGCCACAGTGTGGAACATGCTCTGCGCAAAAGCAAGTGAGTGTAAACAGAAAACCCAATCCTGGACTGACATGAGCGTCTCTATAATCCTGACACCAAAAAGATGCGCTCGTTTGCTTTTGATACAGATTTAATCTGAATTATATTGACTCTGTGATTTCATGTTGCAATATTTCTTGATCACATTTGATTCTGTACATGatccaaaaggttgattctgttcatctggacgttttcagaaaCGTTTCATTATCATCAGGgggcttcttcagtctcagctgactgcaggtttccaaccttatgAACAGGACATCAGGGGACATCTCCTAGCCCActgatgaacaatgggctgggaggccAGTTCCTCAGTACCATTCTAAACGCTAAGTCCAGATGAGCtgccttttgggatttactgacctggatgattgagcatccaTCAAGACAGATTAGGCACatataatagttttttttagcttGTCAACATCTTGACTAAGATGAAATTTTAAAAGTGTGAAAAGTGTTTGTCCCCTTTATTCAGTTGAATTACTCTAGCAACCGCCAGGCCTGATTTCTGCCACACCTGTTCTCAATAAACCACTTAAATAGGACCTGCCTGACAAAGTGGAGTAGACCAAAAGATCCTCAAAAGCCAGACACCATGACGCAATCCAAGGAAACTCAGGgacaaatgagaaacaaagtaactgaaatctctgtctgcaaaatgttATAAAGCCATTCTAAAGCTGTAGAACTCCAGCGAACCAAAAATGACAGATATTATCCACAAATGACGAAAACACggaacagtggtgaactttCCCTGGAGTGGCTGGCCAACCAAAATGACCCCAAGAGCACAACAACAACTCTTGCAAGAGGTCACTGAACCCCaaaacaacatccaaagaaccACAGGGCTtacttgcctcagttaaggtcagagttcatgactCCACCATAAGAAAGACACTGGGCAAAAAATGAGTTCCAAACCACTGCCGAGCAACAGGAACATAAAGACCCCTCTCAGTTTCTTGATCTTGAATCATCTTGATGAGTcccaagacttttgggaaaagcAACATGTTGCCAGCAGTAAAATaaggtggtggtagtgtgatgctCTGGGGCCGTCCTGCTGCCTCAGGACCCAAAGACTTGCTGTGGTAAATGGAACCATAAATTCTGCCGTCTACCAAAACACCCTCAAGGAGACTGTCCAGCCATCAAGACCTCAAGCTGAAGCACActtgggttctgcagcaggacgATGATCCGCAACACACCAGCGGgtccacctctgaatgtttCAAGGAAAACAAGatgaagactttggagtggcctagtcaaagtcctgacctgaatctGATGGAGATGCTGTGACATGACCTTGACAAGGCGACCTCGACAACCCTCCACAGCACTGTAACAGCCAGTTAGCAGAAACGCTTGGTTGCAGTTGTTGCTGTCAGGGTGGCCTAATCACTTATTAGGTTTcgggggcaattactttttcatacTGCTGTAGCTAGTGGCTGTCTGTAGGCTGTGCTAACATGTTAAGAGCCTAAGAGATGCTTTCATTTTCTGGACCATCACCTGAagcaaaagtctttttttgatttctatctctgacttgcATTAATAAACAGTTAAACTCTTGCATTTTTAGTCCcatttgtaacaaacatgtTGTATCTGGATGAGAATAAAGTGAACAACAGTTCAGTTGTATCATTAGTTACATTTTGTGCTGTCATTTATAAATATGAGTCTTTGCCATTTTGTGAAATTTGACAGTTCAGTGATGTTTTGATTTGATAATTTATTGTAACTAACTAATGATCTGCCTGTGGACTGAAATGAATACAGTGTATGTAACAGATGTTCTCCTCTCTTTCCAGTGTGGACTTTGTGAAGTGGTCATCTCAGGGGATGCTGCGGATGAATCCAGATGCTATGAACTCCCTCTTTAAGCCCACCATAGACCACATCATCCAACATCTCAGTAAGCTACATTATAACACCTGCATAAACACATATCGCTCACCTTAGAGTCAAGCAAGTTGCAAAGTAAATAATAGTATTTGTATtgctaataataatacattaaaaCTGCAATGCAACTTTTAAGACAACCTTTAGTCACTGTGCCACTACTCTCAAGTAACTAATGGGAAAAATGACCCTTACGTGTACAAAAGATCGTATAAGTATTGAACAATGAGTGTCAAAAATCTTCACTGGGATCAGTAACATTCTGTtcaatgtgttgttgttgctcagtTTCAAACTGACAGGGTTGGTCACTCGTAAACTCCAGACAGCctagatcaggggtgggcaactccaggcctcgagtgccggtgtcctgcaggttttagatgtgtccttgatcaaacgcagctgattcaaatggctaaattatctcctcaacatgtcttgaagttctccagaggcctggtaatgaactaatcatttgattcaggtgtgttgacccagggtgagatctaaaacctgcaggacaccggcactcgaggcctggcgTTGCCTGGCCTAGATAATCCACAGTTTGCTCAACCACATGAAAGTAGGTCACATTTCTTAAGGATGGATGGGCCTGCTTCAATACAGATAGTGATTATAGCAATTTATTATAgcataacataaataaaataaaacccctGTTTTTCTGTGACATTTGTAACGCATTTGAAAACACTGCAAAGACAGTGCTACAActgaatttaattcagtttaatgtATAAAGTGCTAACTCACATCAACAGCTGCCTCAAATTGTAAATATGTTACAGTAGTGGAGAGAAACCCAGCAGTTAGACAATCCTccatgagcaagcatttggcatcagtgggaaggaaaaacttcctttaaacaggaagaaacctgcggCACATGcacttgtatgtgaggagaacgagtttgaattcaattctggatttaacaggacgCCAAAGAAGAGAAGCTAACGTGGGAGAGACCTGCTCTCTGTCCGTTCATTAAGCCCCAAAGTGAGGAATCTAATAAACAATCTGCCTAATATCCATACGTTGTCTCAAGAAAGACATCAAAGGAAATCCACAAACCTTAATGAAGTTTAAACACCAAAACGGGTAATTGTATTCTTGCTCCCGTGTTAGAACCAATTTAAAATGAGTAAGTCCTGTTTTTTCAGCCTTGCGTGACAACTTCCTGCCATCATCGTGTGTATGAATCGCACTGATGAGCGAAAACACTGAGAGATAATAACATCGATTATCTGATTGGAAGGATTCTCTAGAAATGGGAAAGCATGAAGACTTTTACAAGAGGAAACCTGCTATGGCCAGATGATGAGGATCTGTAGAACAGCAAGGCCAAGCCTCATAAACCATGTTATTTTGGTGACAGGTTCAATTCGATTCATTTAcataacaccaaatcacaacagttgccttgaggtgctttatattgaaaGGTTAACCCCGTGCAATAcacagaaaagcccaacaatcacatgagcaACAGTGGGAGGAGAATAAGGCGTCcttcagaaccaggctcagagactGGTGGTGGTcataaaattcaaattcagcTGTTTATCAGTGAAAGGAAGATATAAACAGCTGTGTATCAGTGCACTCACTGGGTATGAGTAAAAGGCATTTCTGTGTTTCTCCTGCAGCTGAGCTCTTCGAGAAGCCAGAAGTCAGTGACATCAAGTTCCTGTTTTTAGTGGGAGGTTTTGCCGAGTCTCCCTTGCTGCAGCAAGCTGTCCAGAACATGCTTCAGGGCCGCAGCCGCATTATCATTCCCCATGACGTTGGCCTAACCATCCTGAAAGGCGCTGTTCTGTTTGGCCTGGACCCCAGTGTGATTAAAGTCCGCCGCTCGCCACTCACATACGGGGTTGGTGTCCTCAATCGTTTTGTGGAGGGGAAGCACCCACCGGAGAAGCTGCTAGTTAAAGATGGAACGCGCTGGTGCACGGACGTCTTCGACACCTTCATAGCTGCGGACCAGTCTGTGGCGCTTGGCGAGATGGTCAAGCGGAGCTACACGCCGGCTAAACCTTCCCAGCAGGTTATTGTCATCCATGTTTACTGCTCTGAGAAGGAGAATGCGAGCTTCATCAGCGAGCCCGGTGTCAGGAAGTGTGGGACACTGCGCTTAGACGTGAGCGGAACAGAAAGTACAGCGGCACGCCGAGAGATCCAGACGCTCATGCAGTTCGGCGACACGGAGATCCGAGCCATGGCAGTGGACGTGTCTACCGGACGCACTGTCAAAGCTAGCATTGATTTCCTAAGCCATTAAGTATCAAAAGAGAAGTCGTGCTCCAGTCCGGAGCTGTGGAGACGGACGCTAACAgcttacacatacatacaaacacacacctgtaGGGGCGTGTACCGGGAAGGTTCAGTCGCTCTTCATTTAAGCACTAAAGTGATGATGTGTGCAAACTTAACTTAAACTCAGACATTCAGCTTTAGAATCCGCGTATCATCGAGGTAAGAGAGGCACTAATGAGAGCTTAGTATGTTTTAGGTTCGTCACTTCACCACATCTGTCAGGTTTCGTGGATAAGCAGCATTCTAGTGGTCATTCCCTCCAAGGAAACCCCTGAACCCAGTGATGAGGCTTAAAAGCTCCTGACAGAAGCTTCTCCATACTTTAATCTATGTTATGCAGATCTACTGCCTCTGGCACAGAGAGGAACACATACAGTGAATTcatctttgtttgttgttgttctgttcTGAGACTATGAAAGGGTCAGTAAACATCCTCAGAAGAGCTACACAAAAATATCTTAATGTTCTTCTATATAAACTCGTGTCATGTTAGTAGTTCTGCAATATTCAGCCCTTTGAATGGTTCCCTCGAGggcaaaacacacagttttcctTATACATGGCCAGTCTGCCAAATGGACGACTTGCAGTCATCTTCCATTTGTGAGATTGCTAGCTTAAAAATAACTAGCATTACTATGTAAAAATGTTCAGCTATGGAGGATTGATGCAAAGTGTTAACGCTGTGACATCTTTGGGTAGCCGCTACAAGTGAAACCACGCTGACTCGCTAACATTTACCAAAACTAAAGTTACAAATATACACTATATCATTCTTAATGCGTTGAGAACGCACgcaaaaatattaatttgagtcattttgctcttttttccaTTAATGGGAGATGTGAGAGTAGTTCATATTTTTAGATTGAATTCAGCTTCCAGCTGGGCGGACTCTCACTGTCAGGCTCATTCATTCATAGATTTCATTATTACAATCTATGAAACACGTGTTTTACATCCTGCATAGACATTTAATACTTACATACATAAGAGATCATATTTGTGCTTCGCCTGTAGCAACATACTTTATGTTTACAGCCTCATGTAGGGTTTGGTGCACTCATGGTAGTCACTGTACCATCTGTAGAAATATGGGTTT
It encodes:
- the hspa12a gene encoding heat shock 70 kDa protein 12A isoform X3, whose protein sequence is MTEKDASSEKIISDAMADPSPAKSMGDPGITPLSPSHTQNDTDQVPSGPSFVVVVAIDFGTTSSGYAYAFAKEPECIHTMRRWEGGDPGVSNQKTPTTILLTPDRKFHSFGYAARDFYHDLDPSESKHWLYLEKFKMKLHTTANLSINTDLHAANGKRVKALDIFAYALAFFKEQALKELSDQTGGEFDNSDVRWVITVPAIWKMPAKQFMREAAYKSGLVSRENPEQLIIALEPEAASIYCRKLRLHQMVDLGTQTTQNGFSPSDNVGSGMSQASPAAKEHVRRNRQSRTFLVENVIGELWSELEEGDRYVVVDCGGGTVDLTVHQIRLPEGHLKELYKASGGPYGSIGIDYEFEKLLCKIFGQDFIDQFKIKRPAAWVDLMIAFESRKRAAAPDRTNPLNINLPFSFIDYYKKFRGHSVEHALRKSNVDFVKWSSQGMLRMNPDAMNSLFKPTIDHIIQHLTELFEKPEVSDIKFLFLVGGFAESPLLQQAVQNMLQGRSRIIIPHDVGLTILKGAVLFGLDPSVIKVRRSPLTYGVGVLNRFVEGKHPPEKLLVKDGTRWCTDVFDTFIAADQSVALGEMVKRSYTPAKPSQQVIVIHVYCSEKENASFISEPGVRKCGTLRLDVSGTESTAARREIQTLMQFGDTEIRAMAVDVSTGRTVKASIDFLSH
- the hspa12a gene encoding heat shock 70 kDa protein 12A isoform X7 gives rise to the protein MTEKDASSEKIISDAMADPSPAKSMGDPGITPLSPSHTQQNDTDQVPSGPSFVVVVAIDFGTTSSGYAYAFAKEPECIHTMRRWEGGDPGVSNQKTPTTILLTPDRKFHSFGYAARDFYHDLDPSESKHWLYLEKFKMKLHTTANLSINTDLHAANGKRVKALDIFAYALAFFKEQALKELSDQTGGEFDNSDVRWVITVPAIWKMPAKQFMREAAYKSGLVSRENPEQLIIALEPEAASIYCRKLRLHQMVDLGTQTTQNGFSPSDNVGSGMSQGDRYVVVDCGGGTVDLTVHQIRLPEGHLKELYKASGGPYGSIGIDYEFEKLLCKIFGQDFIDQFKIKRPAAWVDLMIAFESRKRAAAPDRTNPLNINLPFSFIDYYKKFRGHSVEHALRKSNVDFVKWSSQGMLRMNPDAMNSLFKPTIDHIIQHLTELFEKPEVSDIKFLFLVGGFAESPLLQQAVQNMLQGRSRIIIPHDVGLTILKGAVLFGLDPSVIKVRRSPLTYGVGVLNRFVEGKHPPEKLLVKDGTRWCTDVFDTFIAADQSVALGEMVKRSYTPAKPSQQVIVIHVYCSEKENASFISEPGVRKCGTLRLDVSGTESTAARREIQTLMQFGDTEIRAMAVDVSTGRTVKASIDFLSH
- the hspa12a gene encoding heat shock 70 kDa protein 12A isoform X6, with the protein product MTEKDASSEKIISDAMADPSPAKSMGDPGITPLSPSHTQNDTDQVPSGPSFVVVVAIDFGTTSSGYAYAFAKEPECIHTMRRWEGGDPGVSNQKTPTTILLTPDRKFHSFGYAARDFYHDLDPSESKHWLYLEKFKMKLHTTANLSINTDLHAANGKRVKALDIFAYALAFFKEQALKELSDQTGGEFDNSDVRWVITVPAIWKMPAKQFMREAAYKSGLVSRENPEQLIIALEPEAASIYCRKLRLHQMVDLGTQTTQNGFSPSDNVGSGMSQAKEHVRRNRQSRTFLVENVIGELWSELEEGDRYVVVDCGGGTVDLTVHQIRLPEGHLKELYKASGGPYGSIGIDYEFEKLLCKIFGQDFIDQFKIKRPAAWVDLMIAFESRKRAAAPDRTNPLNINLPFSFIDYYKKFRGHSVEHALRKSNVDFVKWSSQGMLRMNPDAMNSLFKPTIDHIIQHLTELFEKPEVSDIKFLFLVGGFAESPLLQQAVQNMLQGRSRIIIPHDVGLTILKGAVLFGLDPSVIKVRRSPLTYGVGVLNRFVEGKHPPEKLLVKDGTRWCTDVFDTFIAADQSVALGEMVKRSYTPAKPSQQVIVIHVYCSEKENASFISEPGVRKCGTLRLDVSGTESTAARREIQTLMQFGDTEIRAMAVDVSTGRTVKASIDFLSH
- the hspa12a gene encoding heat shock 70 kDa protein 12A isoform X2, which codes for MTEKDASSEKIISDAMADPSPAKSMGDPGITPLSPSHTQQNDTDQVPSGPSFVVVVAIDFGTTSSGYAYAFAKEPECIHTMRRWEGGDPGVSNQKTPTTILLTPDRKFHSFGYAARDFYHDLDPSESKHWLYLEKFKMKLHTTANLSINTDLHAANGKRVKALDIFAYALAFFKEQALKELSDQTGGEFDNSDVRWVITVPAIWKMPAKQFMREAAYKSGLVSRENPEQLIIALEPEAASIYCRKLRLHQMVDLGTQTTQNGFSPSDNVGSGMSQASPAKEHVRRNRQSRTFLVENVIGELWSELEEGDRYVVVDCGGGTVDLTVHQIRLPEGHLKELYKASGGPYGSIGIDYEFEKLLCKIFGQDFIDQFKIKRPAAWVDLMIAFESRKRAAAPDRTNPLNINLPFSFIDYYKKFRGHSVEHALRKSNVDFVKWSSQGMLRMNPDAMNSLFKPTIDHIIQHLTELFEKPEVSDIKFLFLVGGFAESPLLQQAVQNMLQGRSRIIIPHDVGLTILKGAVLFGLDPSVIKVRRSPLTYGVGVLNRFVEGKHPPEKLLVKDGTRWCTDVFDTFIAADQSVALGEMVKRSYTPAKPSQQVIVIHVYCSEKENASFISEPGVRKCGTLRLDVSGTESTAARREIQTLMQFGDTEIRAMAVDVSTGRTVKASIDFLSH
- the hspa12a gene encoding heat shock 70 kDa protein 12A isoform X8; this encodes MTEKDASSEKIISDAMADPSPAKSMGDPGITPLSPSHTQNDTDQVPSGPSFVVVVAIDFGTTSSGYAYAFAKEPECIHTMRRWEGGDPGVSNQKTPTTILLTPDRKFHSFGYAARDFYHDLDPSESKHWLYLEKFKMKLHTTANLSINTDLHAANGKRVKALDIFAYALAFFKEQALKELSDQTGGEFDNSDVRWVITVPAIWKMPAKQFMREAAYKSGLVSRENPEQLIIALEPEAASIYCRKLRLHQMVDLGTQTTQNGFSPSDNVGSGMSQAAKEHVRRNRQSRTFLVENVIGELWSELEEGDRYVVVDCGGGTVDLTVHQIRLPEGHLKELYKASGGPYGSIGIDYEFEKLLCKIFGQDFIDQFKIKRPAAWVDLMIAFESRKRAAAPDRTNPLNINLPFSFIDYYKKFRGHSVEHALRKSNVDFVKWSSQGMLRMNPDAMNSLFKPTIDHIIQHLTELFEKPEVSDIKFLFLVGGFAESPLLQQAVQNMLQGRSRIIIPHDVGLTILKGAVLFGLDPSVIKVRRSPLTYGVGVLNRFVEGKHPPEKLLVKDGTRWCTDVFDTFIAADQSVALGEMVKRSYTPAKPSQQVIVIHVYCSEKENASFISEPGVRKCGTLRLDVSGTESTAARREIQTLMQFGDTEIRAMAVDVSTGRTVKASIDFLSH
- the hspa12a gene encoding heat shock 70 kDa protein 12A isoform X4; translated protein: MTEKDASSEKIISDAMADPSPAKSMGDPGITPLSPSHTQQNDTDQVPSGPSFVVVVAIDFGTTSSGYAYAFAKEPECIHTMRRWEGGDPGVSNQKTPTTILLTPDRKFHSFGYAARDFYHDLDPSESKHWLYLEKFKMKLHTTANLSINTDLHAANGKRVKALDIFAYALAFFKEQALKELSDQTGGEFDNSDVRWVITVPAIWKMPAKQFMREAAYKSGLVSRENPEQLIIALEPEAASIYCRKLRLHQMVDLGTQTTQNGFSPSDNVGSGMSQAAKEHVRRNRQSRTFLVENVIGELWSELEEGDRYVVVDCGGGTVDLTVHQIRLPEGHLKELYKASGGPYGSIGIDYEFEKLLCKIFGQDFIDQFKIKRPAAWVDLMIAFESRKRAAAPDRTNPLNINLPFSFIDYYKKFRGHSVEHALRKSNVDFVKWSSQGMLRMNPDAMNSLFKPTIDHIIQHLTELFEKPEVSDIKFLFLVGGFAESPLLQQAVQNMLQGRSRIIIPHDVGLTILKGAVLFGLDPSVIKVRRSPLTYGVGVLNRFVEGKHPPEKLLVKDGTRWCTDVFDTFIAADQSVALGEMVKRSYTPAKPSQQVIVIHVYCSEKENASFISEPGVRKCGTLRLDVSGTESTAARREIQTLMQFGDTEIRAMAVDVSTGRTVKASIDFLSH
- the hspa12a gene encoding heat shock 70 kDa protein 12A isoform X1; this encodes MTEKDASSEKIISDAMADPSPAKSMGDPGITPLSPSHTQQNDTDQVPSGPSFVVVVAIDFGTTSSGYAYAFAKEPECIHTMRRWEGGDPGVSNQKTPTTILLTPDRKFHSFGYAARDFYHDLDPSESKHWLYLEKFKMKLHTTANLSINTDLHAANGKRVKALDIFAYALAFFKEQALKELSDQTGGEFDNSDVRWVITVPAIWKMPAKQFMREAAYKSGLVSRENPEQLIIALEPEAASIYCRKLRLHQMVDLGTQTTQNGFSPSDNVGSGMSQASPAAKEHVRRNRQSRTFLVENVIGELWSELEEGDRYVVVDCGGGTVDLTVHQIRLPEGHLKELYKASGGPYGSIGIDYEFEKLLCKIFGQDFIDQFKIKRPAAWVDLMIAFESRKRAAAPDRTNPLNINLPFSFIDYYKKFRGHSVEHALRKSNVDFVKWSSQGMLRMNPDAMNSLFKPTIDHIIQHLTELFEKPEVSDIKFLFLVGGFAESPLLQQAVQNMLQGRSRIIIPHDVGLTILKGAVLFGLDPSVIKVRRSPLTYGVGVLNRFVEGKHPPEKLLVKDGTRWCTDVFDTFIAADQSVALGEMVKRSYTPAKPSQQVIVIHVYCSEKENASFISEPGVRKCGTLRLDVSGTESTAARREIQTLMQFGDTEIRAMAVDVSTGRTVKASIDFLSH
- the hspa12a gene encoding heat shock 70 kDa protein 12A isoform X5 — encoded protein: MTEKDASSEKIISDAMADPSPAKSMGDPGITPLSPSHTQQNDTDQVPSGPSFVVVVAIDFGTTSSGYAYAFAKEPECIHTMRRWEGGDPGVSNQKTPTTILLTPDRKFHSFGYAARDFYHDLDPSESKHWLYLEKFKMKLHTTANLSINTDLHAANGKRVKALDIFAYALAFFKEQALKELSDQTGGEFDNSDVRWVITVPAIWKMPAKQFMREAAYKSGLVSRENPEQLIIALEPEAASIYCRKLRLHQMVDLGTQTTQNGFSPSDNVGSGMSQAKEHVRRNRQSRTFLVENVIGELWSELEEGDRYVVVDCGGGTVDLTVHQIRLPEGHLKELYKASGGPYGSIGIDYEFEKLLCKIFGQDFIDQFKIKRPAAWVDLMIAFESRKRAAAPDRTNPLNINLPFSFIDYYKKFRGHSVEHALRKSNVDFVKWSSQGMLRMNPDAMNSLFKPTIDHIIQHLTELFEKPEVSDIKFLFLVGGFAESPLLQQAVQNMLQGRSRIIIPHDVGLTILKGAVLFGLDPSVIKVRRSPLTYGVGVLNRFVEGKHPPEKLLVKDGTRWCTDVFDTFIAADQSVALGEMVKRSYTPAKPSQQVIVIHVYCSEKENASFISEPGVRKCGTLRLDVSGTESTAARREIQTLMQFGDTEIRAMAVDVSTGRTVKASIDFLSH